The Zygosaccharomyces rouxii strain CBS732 chromosome G complete sequence genome contains a region encoding:
- the GPI14 gene encoding glycosylphosphatidylinositol-alpha 1,4 mannosyltransferase I (similar to uniprot|P47088 Saccharomyces cerevisiae YJR013W GPI14 Glycosylphosphatidylinositol-alpha 1 4 mannosyltransferase I involved in GPI anchor biosynthesis requires Pbn1p for function homolog of mammalian PIG-M): MVSGGVWLLVSSLLLRIGFFTFGIYQDAHMQVKYTDIDYYVFHDAAGYVFKHGSPFMRDTYRYTPLLSWLLVPNHYLAWIHYGKLLFVIFDLITGVIIMRQLAGSSKANWLASLWLLNPMVITISTRGNAESILGFMVMLTLYWLQNGQLVLAGLMYGISIHFKIYPVIYSLPISIYTYNRYKGHRWFYKLVLLGAAALIGLAGCSIWMYQIYGQEFLENAYLYHLYRTDHRHNFSIWNLLLYFDSARPEKSALSKIAFVPQLIVTASISILQWWNPSFENLPCVLFVQTFAFVTFNKVCTSQYFIWYLIFLPLYISRSNISPLKGVIMLAVWGITQGLWLLQGYRLEFLGQDVFFPDLLAASAAFFLGNVWLLGQFIEDIKNSQQPKIDRVKKEL, from the coding sequence ATGGTTTCTGGAGGTGTGTGGTTGCTTGTAAGTTCGTTACTACTTCGTATAggatttttcaccttcgGTATATACCAAGATGCTCATATGCAAGTGAAATATACCGATATCGATTACTATGTGTTCCACGATGCTGCTGGCTATGTGTTTAAACATGGTTCGCCTTTTATGAGGGATACCTATCGGTATACCCCACTGTTAAGCTGGTTACTAGTACCTAATCACTATTTAGCATGGATTCATTATGGTAAGCTTTTGTTTGTTATATTTGATCTGATCACTGGTGTGATAATTATGAGACAATTAGCTGGAAGTTCTAAGGCCAATTGGTTAGCTAGCCTGTGGCTTTTGAACCCGATGGTTATAACCATCAGTACCAGAGGTAATGCTGAAAGTATTCTAGGTTTTATGGTAATGCTAACCTTGTATTGGTTACAAAACGGTCAATTGGTACTTGCAGGTTTAATGTAtggaatttcaattcatttcaAGATCTATCCCGTAATTTACAGTTTACCCATCTCTATCTACACTTACAATCGCTATAAAGGTCACAGATGGTTTTACAAATTAGTGCTATTGGGTGCTGCCGCATTAATTGGACTAGCGGGTTGTTCGATTTGGATGTACCAAATTTATGGCCAGGAATTTCTGGAAAATGCGTACTTATACCACCTTTACAGAACCGATCATAGGCataatttttccatttggAATTTATTACTATACTTCGATTCAGCAAGACCAGAGAAATCTGCGTTGTCTAAAATTGCATTCGTCCCTCAATTGATCGTAACAGCCAGCATTTCGATTTTACAATGGTGGAAtccatcttttgaaaatttaccatGTGTATTATTCGTCCAGACATTTGCATTTGTTACATTTAACAAAGTATGCACTTCTCAGTATTTTATCTGGTACCTGATCTTTTTACCTCTTTACATCTCAAGATCAAACATTTCCCCACTCAAGGGTGTTATAATGCTAGCAGTTTGGGGAATTACACAAGGTCTATGGTTATTACAAGGCTACAGACTCGAATTCTTAGGACAAGACGTTTTCTTCCCAGACTTACTTGCCGCCAGCGCAGCATTCTTCTTGGGGAACGTTTGGCTCTTGGGTCAATTTATTGAAGATATCAAGAATTCACAACAGccaaaaattgatagaGTTAAAAAGGAactttaa
- a CDS encoding uncharacterized protein (some similarities with uniprot|P47087 Saccharomyces cerevisiae YJR012C Protein required for cell viability) — protein sequence MAEGLCYEELIDHIIANKPIPNVVQVPEVTYDESERTHSELKPRPKPWEMQEKVEEAPLVNEPLQDPSQLPSNIRLSEELRALTRSQSIESLSNYYAREAELDAALENDNR from the coding sequence ATGGCTGAAGGTCTCTGCTATGAAGAACTAATAGATCATATAATTGCCAATAAACCGATTCCAAACGTTGTACAAGTTCCTGAAGTAACGTACGATGAGTCTGAAAGGACTCATTCAGAGTTGAAGCCAAGGCCTAAGCCATGGGAAATGCAGGAGAAGGTAGAGGAAGCACCGCTAGTAAATGAACCATTACAGGATCCATCACAACTGCCCTCTAATATACGGCTGTCCGAAGAACTACGAGCTTTAACACGATCTCAAAGCATAGAGAGCCTTTCTAATTACTACGCTAGGGAGGCAGAGCTGGACGCTgctttggaaaatgataatcgatga
- a CDS encoding uncharacterized protein (conserved hypothetical protein), translated as MGNGLVTDETYSRLMGFVAGTFSGVAKNTVGHPFDTVKVRLQTSQGTGRFNGPLDCVAKTLKQQGVRGLYLGFTPPLVGWVIMDAVLLGSLHNYRMLLHQYVYPSYEKLPLAGCVTAGVMSGWTVSFVAAPVELAKAKLQVQYDAKNANYKGPIDVIKKVYGAEGIRGLYKGLISTLIFRSHFVFWWGSYELITNWFQTHTKMSAPAINFWAGGLSACFGFWTTAYPSDVVKQVVLTNDKYGSDFKSWRMAVRDIYTQRGINGFFKGFVPSILRSFPANAAALAAFEFVLRTSGAKPA; from the coding sequence ATGGGTAACGGATTGGTGACTGATGAGACTTATTCGAGACTTATGGGTTTCGTTGCAGGAACCTTCTCTGGTGTCGCGAAGAATACAGTAGGACATCCATTTGATACCGTGAAAGTTAGATTGCAGACATCTCAAGGTACTGGCAGATTCAATGGTCCATTAGATTGTGTTGCGAAGACGTTGAAGCAGCAAGGTGTCCGTGGTCTTTACCTAGGTTTTACACCACCATTGGTAGGATGGGTCATTATGGATGCAGTACTACTGGGATCATTGCACAACTATCGTATGTTGTTGCATCAATATGTATATCCATCTTACGAGAAACTGCCGTTAGCAGGATGCGTTACCGCTGGTGTCATGTCAGGCTGGACCGTTAGTTTTGTAGCTGCACCTGTGGAACTTGCCAAGGCTAAATTACAAGTACAATACGATGCCAAAAATGCTAATTATAAAGGTCCTATCGATGTTATCAAAAAAGTGTACGGTGCAGAAGGTATCAGAGGTCTTTACAAAGGTTTGATCAGTACACTAATCTTTAGATCTCATTTTGTATTCTGGTGGGGGTCCTACGAACTAATAACCAATTGGTTCCAAACCCATACCAAAATGAGTGCTCCTGCAATTAACTTTTGGGCTGGTGGTTTGAGTGCATGTTTTGGATTTTGGACCACCGCATATCCAAGTGATGTAGTTAAGCAGGTTGTATTGACCAATGATAAATATGGCAGTGATTTTAAATCTTGGAGAATGGCAGTTAGGGACATTTATACACAGAGGGGAATCAAtggttttttcaaaggatttgTACCAAGCATATTAAGATCTTTCCCAGCTAATGCTGCAGCTCTAGCTGCATTCGAATTCGTTCTGCGTACCAGCGGTGCTAAACCAGCTTGA
- the CAL4 gene encoding Cal4p (similar to uniprot|P47086 Saccharomyces cerevisiae YJR011C Hypothetical ORF), with protein MSSGTIDDALFPLHRIDQDMVFEDKKNILLSNQIILFVLNTSHYMTDLIYALYFLSFCEREDINDGTNSASARNSHGGSEEHKRDVAEQLAEIRKQLYALVYQVRTNFRQLLDDCRKTRVDSAPKFRRLVDWNLVCVLGVINDLLISEMRHISTPLSVQLHNCMLGFANLYQFLKKIPLQHQYQITKPQLDVLLQALGVELIPSWKLQLDLLNYRLFSTLACNDSIVSEYRKSTGDSDTNVKNGEGFKVLVNWLKDEIIGDVTL; from the coding sequence ATGAGCAGCGGTACAATTGATGATGCATTGTTTCCCCTGCATCGAATCGATCAGGACATGGTTTTCGAagataagaagaatataCTTTTGTCGAACCAGATAATTCTATTCGTTTTAAACACATCTCATTACATGACAGATTTGATATATGCACTGTACTTTCTATCATTCTGTGAAAGGGAAGATATAAATGATGGGACCAATAGTGCTAGCGCTCGTAACTCACATGGTGGTAGTGAGGAACATAAACGTGATGTAGCAGAACAGCTAGCAGAGATTAGAAAACAATTGTATGCATTGGTTTATCAAGTCAGAACGAATTTTAGACAACTGTTGGATGATTGCCGAAAGACGAGAGTAGATTCTGCACCAAAATTTAGACGTCTAGTGGATTGGAATTTAGTCTGTGTTCTTGGTGTTATTAATGACCTTTTGATATCAGAGATGAGGCACATTTCCACGCCACTTTCAGTACAGTTGCATAACTGTATGCTGGGATTTGCTAACTTAtaccaattcttgaaaaagATTCCATTGCAGCACCAATACCAAATCACTAAACCTCAATTAGATGTACTTTTACAAGCATTGGGAGTTGAATTGATACCGAGCTGGAAATTACAATTAGATTTGTTGAACTATCGATTATTCAGCACACTAGCATGTAACGATTCCATCGTCTCAGAATACAGAAAGAGCACCGGTGACTCCGATACAAATGTTAAGAATGGTGAAGGATTCAAAGTACTAgtgaattggttaaaagaCGAAATTATTGGTGATGTGACGCTGTAA
- the SPC1 gene encoding signal peptidase complex subunit SPC1 (similar to uniprot|P46965 Saccharomyces cerevisiae YJR010C-A SPC1 Subunit of the signal peptidase complex (SPC) which cleaves the signal sequence from proteins targeted to the endoplasmic reticulum (ER) homolog of the SPC12 subunit of mammalian signal peptidase complex): MSELLQDFQKKLIFPLDFPSQRYTERLQQITLLVGAIVASIVGLSTQSLKNLIIVYGISIAITALVVLPAYPAYTRRKLQWVQPKVVNISTESIE; the protein is encoded by the coding sequence ATGTCTGAATTATTGCAAGATTTTCAGAAGAAGCTAATTTTCCCCCTAGATTTCCCCAGTCAGAGGTACACTGAAAGACTACAACAGATTACTCTACTCGTCGGCGCCATTGTCGCCAGTATTGTCGGATTATCAACacaatctttgaagaatttgatcaTCGTTTATGGAATCTCTATTGCCATCACTGCGCTAGTGGTCCTTCCAGCATATCCTGCATACACAAGACGTAAGTTACAGTGGGTTCAACCTAAAGTAGTCAATATATCGACCGAATCGATTGAATAA
- the XKS1 gene encoding xylulokinase (similar to uniprot|P42826 Saccharomyces cerevisiae YGR194C; XKS1 third enzyme in the xylose pathway, Xylulokinase) — translation MTETNDSFYLGFDLSTQQLKCLAINESLRIVHTETVAFGDELPQYETSKGVYVKGDSIQSPVSMWLEALDLLFSKFTQHGFDLSKVRAVSGSCQQHGSVYWTQKADELLRGLKSTKGSLAEQLSPEAFSRPTAPNWQDHSTGKQCHEFEDAVGGPQELARITGSRAHFRFTGTQILKIAEEEPEAYANTATVSLVSSFLASVLTGQLTSIEEAEACGMNLYDIPKREYHPKLLDLVDKDRKSIESKLKSPPIHCDKPVCLGSICSYFVDKYGFNKDCSVYPFTGDNLATICSLPLEKNDVLVSLGTSTTILLVTDQYHPSADYHLFIHPTLPNHYMGMICYCNGALARERVRDYINGSPTSDWTPFNDALNDTNLNNDDEIGVYFPLGEIVPSVPSVYKRAKFDPSTGHIKEFVDNFADDRHDAKNIVESQALSCRVRISPLLTSGVPVEGLAKDPNVRFDYDDIPLSQYYGRRPRRAFFVGGASKNDAIVNKFIQVLGATEGNYRLETPNSCALGGCYKAIWSHKIHEKQITATFDHFLGEKFPWGEVEHIRDSDDASWHHYNKKILPLSELEASLPKH, via the coding sequence ATGACTGAAACCAACGATTCATTCTATCTGGGGTTTGATTTATCCACCCAACAACTCAAATGTTTAGCCATTAATGAATCCCTAAGGATTGTTCATACAGAGACTGTAGCgtttggtgatgaattgcCACAATATGAAACCAGTAAGGGTGTTTATGTTAAGGGTGATTCCATTCAGAGCCCAGTTTCCATGTGGTTAGAGGCTCTTGACCTTCTGTTTAGTAAATTTACGCAACATGGATTCGATTTGAGTAAAGTTAGGGCCGTATCTGGATCATGTCAGCAGCATGGATCAGTTTACTGGACTCAAAAGGCTGACGAATTACTCAGAGGCTTAAAGAGCACCAAGGGTAGTCTGGCCGAACAATTGTCACCAGAGGCATTCTCAAGACCTACAGCTCCTAACTGGCAAGATCATAGTACGGGCAAACAATGtcatgaatttgaagatgccGTTGGTGGACCACAAGAATTGGCTCGCATTACTGGTTCTAGAGCTCATTTCAGATTTACAGGTACTCAAATTCTCAAGAttgctgaagaagaaccagAAGCATATGCTAATACCGCTACCGTTTCGTTGGTCTCAAGTTTCCTAGCCTCGGTATTGACTGGTCAGTTAACTTCtattgaagaagctgaagcaTGTGGTATGAATCTTTATGATATACCTAAGCGTGAGTACCATCCAAAACTTCTGGATTTAGTAGACAAAGATAGAAAATCGATCGAGAGTAAACTAAAATCACCTCCAATCCATTGCGATAAACCAGTATGCTTAGGTAGTATTTGTTCTTATTTTGTGGACAAATATGGATTTAATAAAGATTGTTCAGTTTACCCATTCACGGGTGATAATTTAGCCACCATTTGTTCCTTACCGCTTGAGAAAAACGATGTGCTTGTGTCACTGGGAACAAGTACGACTATTCTTTTAGTTACGGATCAGTACCACCCTTCTGCGGATTATCACCTTTTCATTCACCCTACGTTGCCTAATCACTACATGGGTATGATCTGTTACTGTAATGGTGCATTAGCTAGAGAAAGAGTCAGAGATTACATCAATGGAAGTCCCACAAGTGATTGGACACCCTTTAACGATGCCTTGAATGATACTAATTTGAATAACGacgatgaaattggtgTATATTTCCCGTTAGGTGAAATTGTGCCTAGTGTACCATCGGTTTACAAGAGAGCGAAATTCGATCCATCCACTGGCCacatcaaagaatttgtaGATAATTTCGCTGATGATAGACATGATGCCAAGAACATTGTGGAATCACAAGCTCTCAGCTGTCGTGTGCGTATTTCTCCCCTACTAACTTCTGGTGTCCCCGTAGAGGGACTAGCTAAGGATCCGAACGTGAGGTTCGATTATGACGATATACCACTAAGTCAATACTATGGTAGAAGACCCAGGCGAGCATTTTTTGTTGGTGGTGCCTCCAAGAACGATGCCATTGTCAACAAATTCATTCAAGTGTTGGGTGCCACTGAGGGAAATTACAGGTTGGAAACACCAAATTCATGTGCTCTAGGCGGATGCTATAAGGCAATATGGTCTCATAAAATTCATGAGAAACAGATTACTGCTACATTTGATCATTTCTTGGGCGAAAAATTTCCATGGGGTGAAGTAGAGCACATAAGGGATTCTGATGACGCTTCTTGGCACCATTataacaagaaaattttgCCTCTCAGTGAATTAGAAGCATCATTACCAAAGCATTGA
- the PDX1 gene encoding Pdx1p (similar to uniprot|P16451 Saccharomyces cerevisiae YGR193C PDX1 Dihydrolipoamide dehydrogenase (E3)-binding protein (E3BP) of the mitochondrial pyruvate dehydrogenase (PDH) complex plays a structural role in the complex by binding and positioning E3 to the dihydrolipoamide acetyltransferase (E2) core), giving the protein MLRSTFIRSSKALFAGQLRRFHVSNQLLDAQPYKMPAVSPTMDKGNLVEWKVKVGDEINAGDVLLEVESDKAQVDVECQDDVKLAKILVDNGTKDVPVGQVIAWLADVDDDLSSLEIPDVAPEAGAQPKKQASSKPQAEEKKPSEPKKSASTKPSGILNAANPDQTLLPSVHTLLVGNGISKEDALKNIKASGSNGRLLKGDVLAHLGKISEDSVVKVAEYIKSGEKLDLSNIELREASKAEATEAKQSQDGGKAEAPAPKPAKPEPVVIRDQLTVQVPAGVSLEQYKSSLRAFVDSAFHIAHEQPVANTHSQYYDDIFESLITPAPKKPRFSVSYDLVSESPISQRQNNDIFDFLAGRVQKVTPESPIDGGNYIFQFQVKVDDKLFDAKDKAQKFVKSLKELKIQ; this is encoded by the coding sequence ATGTTGCGTTCAACGTTCATCAGAAGTTCGAAGGCCCTGTTCGCCGGGCAATTAAGAAGATTTCATGTCAGTAATCAGCTTTTAGATGCACAACCATACAAGATGCCAGCGGTGTCACCCACAATGGATAAGGGGAATCTAGTGGAATGGAAGGTCaaagttggtgatgaaattaatgCGGGCGATGTTTTGCTTGAAGTGGAATCCGATAAGGCACAGGTCGATGTTGAATGTCAAGATGATGTTAAATTGGCCAAAATTCTAGTGGACAATGGTACTAAGGATGTTCCAGTGGGCCAAGTTATTGCATGGTTAGCAGATGTAGATGATGACTTGTCGAGTTTGGAGATTCCAGATGTAGCACCAGAAGCAGGAGCTCAACCAAAGAAGCAAGCGTCTTCGAAACCTCAGgctgaagaaaagaagccATCCGAACCAAAGAAGAGTGCTAGTACCAAACCTAGTGGGATTTTAAATGCTGCTAATCCTGATCAAACACTTCTGCCCTCAGTCCATACGCTGTTGGTTGGGAATGGTATCTCTAAAGAGGATGCACTAAAGAATATTAAGGCATCCGGTAGTAATGGTAGATTACTCAAGGGTGATGTTCTGGCGCACTTGGGTAAAATCTCTGAAGACTCAGTGGTTAAAGTGGCAGAATACATCAAGagtggtgaaaaattggactTATCCAACATCGAATTACGTGAGGCTTCAAAAGCTGAGGCAACTGAGGCAAAGCAATCACAGGATGGTGGTAAAGCAGAAGCACCAGCACCTAAACCTGCCAAACCAGAACCTGTGGTCATTAGAGATCAATTGACTGTTCAAGTACCAGCAGGAGTCTCGCTAGAACAATACAAGAGTTCGTTGCGCGCCTTTGTAGACAGCGCTTTCCATATTGCACATGAACAACCAGTGGCTAATACTCATTCTCAATACTATGACGATATTTTTGAATCACTAATTACACCTGCTCCTAAGAAACCAAGATTTTCTGTATCATACGATTTAGTATCGGAGTCGCCAATTTCTCAAAGGCAGAACAACGATATCTTTGACTTTTTAGCCGGTAGAGTTCAAAAGGTTACACCAGAAAGCCCAAttgatggtggtaattacattttccaatttcaagtTAAAGTGGATGATAAGTTATTTGATGCTAAGGATAAGGCACAAAAATTTGTCAAGAGcttgaaagaattaaagattCAGTGA
- the MET3 gene encoding sulfate adenylyltransferase (highly similar to uniprot|P08536 Saccharomyces cerevisiae YJR010W MET3 ATP sulfurylase catalyzes the primary step of intracellular sulfate activation essential for assimilatory reduction of sulfate to sulfide involved in methionine metabolism) codes for MPAPHGGILKDLVARDAHKRQDLLAEAKSGKLLEWNLTARQICDLELILNGGFSPLEGFLTEKEYLSVVNDSRLSSGIVWTMPINLDVDEKFAKQLASGKRVVLLQDNEIPVAVLNVSDVYKPEKALEAKKVFRGDPDHPAIQYLYNQAGEYYVGGSLEAIQLPQHYDYPGLRKTPAQLRLEFESRQWDRIVAFQTRNPMHRAHRELTVRAAREANAKVLIHPVVGLTKPGDIDHHTRVRVYQEIIKRYPAGIAYMSLLPLAMRMGGDKEAVWHAIIRKNYGASHFIVGRDHAGPGSNSKGEDFYGPYDAQQLVESYKNELGIEVVPFRMVTFLPDENRYAPIDEIDTTKTRTLNISGTELRRRLRDGGEIPEWFSYPEVVKILRESNPPRSKQGFAIVLENSLKASKNQLAIALLSTFLQLGGGRHYKIFEHGNSSELLSLVPDFIQSGTGLVVPHQWNHAVKANNLYKLGASQDSDIKLDSDDESILHIVQKVVLFLEDNGFIVF; via the coding sequence ATGCCAGCTCCTCACGGTGGTATTCTAAAGGATTTAGTCGCTAGAGACGCTCACAAGAGACAAGATCTCTTGGCTGAAGCCAAATCAGGTAAACTACTAGAATGGAATTTGACCGCTAGACAGATCTGCGATTTAGAATTAATCCTAAACGGTGGTTTCTCTCCATTAGAAGGTTTCTTAACTGAAAAGGAATACTTATCAGTTGTTAACGACTCAAGATTATCAAGCGGCATCGTATGGACAATGCCGATCAATCTAGATGtggatgaaaaattcgCTAAACAATTGGCCTCGGGTAAAAGAGTAGTCCTATTGCAGGACAATGAAATTCCTGTCGCTGTGTTGAACGTTTCTGACGTGTACAAGCCTGAGAAGGCACTAGAAGCCAAGAAGGTGTTTAGAGGCGATCCTGATCACCCTGCTATTCAATACTTGTACAATCAAGCCGGTGAATATTACGTCGGTGGTTCCCTTGAAGCTATTCAATTGCCTCAACACTACGATTACCCAGGTTTGAGAAAGACCCCAGCTCAATTGAGATTGGAATTTGAATCAAGACAATGGGATCGTATTGTTGCCTTCCAAACTCGTAATCCTATGCACAGAGCTCACAGAGAATTGACGGTCAGAGCCGCTAGAGAGGCAAATGCAAAGGTTTTGATCCATCCAGTCGTGGGTCTAACCAAACCAGGCGATATCGACCACCATACCCGTGTACGTGTCTACCAAGAAATTATTAAGAGATACCCTGCAGGTATTGCCTATATGTCTCTATTGCCATTGGCCATGAGAATGGGTGGTGACAAAGAAGCAGTGTGGCACGCAATTATCAGAAAGAATTACGGTGCATCTCACTTCATCGTTGGTAGAGATCATGCAGGCCCAGGATCTAACTCAAAGGGTGAAGACTTTTACGGTCCTTATGATGCTCAACAACTAGTCGAGTCTTACAAGAATGAATTAGGTATCGAAGTGGTTCCATTCAGAATGGTCACTTTCTTGCCTGACGAAAACCGTTATGCtccaattgatgaaattgataccACAAAGACCAGAACTCTAAACATTTCCGGTACTGaattgagaagaagattgaGAGACGGTGGTGAAATTCCAGAGTGGTTCTCCTACCCAGAAGTGGTTAAGATTCTAAGAGAGTCAAACCCACCAAGATCTAAACAGGGTTTTGCCATTGTGCTCGAGAATTCTTTAAAGGCTTCTAAGAATCAATTGGCCATTGCTCTATTGTCTACCTTCTTACAATTGGGTGGTGGTAGACACTACAAGATTTTTGAACATGGAAACAGTTCTGAACTATTGTCGTTGGTTCCAGATTTCATTCAATCCGGTACCGGTTTGGTGGTTCCTCATCAGTGGAACCATGCCGTCAAGGCTAACAACCTATACAAATTGGGTGCCTCTCAGGATTCTGACATTAAACTagattctgatgatgaatctaTCTTGCACATCGTGCAAAAGGTCGTCTTATTCCTTGAGGATAACGGTTTCATTGtattctaa
- the TDH2 gene encoding glyceraldehyde-3-phosphate dehydrogenase (phosphorylating) TDH2 (uniprot|P08439 Zygosaccharomyces rouxii Glyceraldehyde-3- phosphate dehydrogenase), with product MVNVAVNGFGRIGRLVTRIAEGRKDINLVAINDPFITTDYAAYMFKYDSTHGRFAGEVSHDKDHIILNGHKVAVFNERDPASLPWGKLGIDVAIDSTGIFKELDSANKHIEAGAKKVVITAPSGTAPMYVMGVNEETYTPDQKIVSNASCTTNCLAPLAKVIHNEFGIKEGLMTTVHSMTATQKTVDGPSHKDWRGGRTASGNIIPSSTGAAKAVGKVLPSLQGKLTGMAFRVPTVDVSVVDLTVNLAKETTYDEIKAALKKASEGSLKGILGYTEDDVVSSDFLGDAHSSIVDAAAGIQLTPTFVKLVSWYDNEYGYSTRVVDLVEHVAKSA from the coding sequence ATGGTTAACGTCGCTGTCAACGGTTTCGGTAGAATTGGTAGATTAGTCACCAGAATTGCTGAAGGTAGAAAGGACATCAACTTGGTCGCTATCAACGATCCTTTCATCACCACCGACTACGCTGCTTACATGTTCAAGTACGACTCCACCCACGGTCGTTTCGCTGGTGAAGTCTCTCACGACAAAGACCACATTATCTTGAACGGTCACAAGGTTGCTGTCTTCAACGAAAGAGACCCAGCCTCTTTGCCATGGGGTAAGTTGGGTATCGATGTCGCCATCGACTCCACTGGTATCTTCAAGGAATTAGACTCCGCTAACAAGCACATTGAAGCTGGTGCCAAGAAGGTCGTCATCACCGCCCCATCCGGTACCGCCCCAATGTACGTCATGGGTGTTAACGAAGAAACTTACACTCCAGACCAAAAGATCGTCTCCAACGCTTCTTGTACCACCAACTGTTTGGCCCCATTGGCTAAGGTTATCCACAACGAATTCGGTATCAAGGAAGGTTTGATGACCACTGTTCACTCTATGACCGCTACTCAAAAGACTGTTGACGGTCCATCCCACAAGGACTGGAGAGGTGGTAGAACCGCTTCCGGTAACATCATCCCATCCTCCACTGGTGCTGCTAAGGCCGTCGGTAAGGTCTTGCCATCTTTGCAAGGTAAGTTGACCGGTATGGCTTTCAGAGTCCCAACCGTCGATGTCTCCGTTGTTGACTTGACCGTTAACTTGGCCAAGGAAACCACCTACGACGAAATCAAGGCTGCTTTGAAGAAGGCTTCCGAAGGTTCTTTGAAGGGTATCTTGGGTTACACCGAAGATGACGTTGTCTCTTCTGACTTCTTGGGTGACGCTCACTCTTCCATCGTcgatgctgctgctggtaTCCAATTGACCCCAACTTTCGTCAAGTTGGTCTCCTGGTACGACAACGAATACGGTTACTCTACCAGAGTTGTCGACTTGGTTGAACACGTTGCTAAGTCCGCTTAA